ACAATAAAAACCACTTAAAATGTTGGCTCAAGATCTATTCCAAATTTTGAAAATCTGCAGGTGAGATCTTAGACTTCATGCTGCTGATGGAGACCCGCCACCTCCACACCTGCCTTAACACAGTTCGCTGGACATTTCTCCCACATTCCTGCCCTGGCCTTTCAGTCTGCGCCCCATTCCTGACTTTTCCTTGACCCTGCTACCTCCTCCCCCTACCTTACCTCAGCAAGGCGGTGGGGCTGCCAGACCCTCTCCTTAGGACAGCCACTCCTCCTCTGTTCCTTACCCTGGGTCTACCTAGTGAATTTTTACTTCTCCAAAACGTGCCAATGTCACCTCTCCCCAGACTTACCTGACTTTCAAAATAACAATGCCCCATCCTGAGTTGGCGCCTTTATCAGAACTCGACAGCCCCGCGGCCGTATCACCTGTGTGCTCCCACCTCCCTGTCTAATGCTGCTCCACCTTGTGTCATCAGAGCCTGAAGTCATGTTAGATTTCTGAATGAAGGCCATGTCAGGCCAGACCTTTCTAACACAGATGTCGAGTGTCAAGGGTCCCCGGGACCCCTGGCAGTGTCACCGGATGCCAGTGCAGACAGAAGCAGGGCAAACAGCAGCCAGCCATGGAATGCCTCCCTCCCCTGTGCTCTCTGCTCGGATTACCTCACTTCCCCAACAGCCCCATGCAGTAGGCATCATTAATTTTTTCAGATGCAGAGACTGAGACACAAAGACATAAGGCAGAGAGTTGCAGCGCTGGGGTGCAAACCTGGgcttctgtccccagagcccacacCTAACCACAgcattccactcctgggaaaaCTGCGGGTGTGTCATCAGCGGCCCCTCCTGTCTCAGCTGATGATGGGGTAGTCAGCTGTCTCTCAAGCCAGATGCCTTAAAATCCCAGCCCTACTATTTACAGGGTGGTCTTAAGCCAGCACCATCCCCCCGCCCCAGTTTGTTTCCAATCTGCGGAATGGGGAGAACAGCGCCCCCTGTGGTGCTGAGCTTGGTCTTGGTGCCGGTGTCACCCGGGAGACTAGTGTAACTACAGTGCCCACAGGTGGCCGCGCTGGTTAGTGCTCCACGGGCCGGCAACCTTCAACAGTGGAGGGATGTGGATGGGGACTGGGGGCTGGGTCCTCAGGCAAGAATGGGTCCAGGCATTGATAGTCAAAGGGCTCAAGTTCATGCAGGATGCAATAAACATTAATTACCAAAATCCATGAGCCTAACGATATGGGCCCAGAAAAGGTGAGCCCTTTAGAATTTACCAAGACCTACTTGTGAAAGGTTCACCCACAAGACAGCTGAGCTGAAGCTGGAGAGATGTGGTGGGGGTGACAGCTCTCCATTCCATTCTGGCTGAAATAACGAAGTCTGTCATCTCCCTGGTTTTTGTGTTCTGAGCAAAGACAGAGCCTGGGCTTTGGTCTGAGCCCCAGCGTTGACTCTGCTCCTCAGCAGCGGTGAGACAAGTGGAAAGGGGACTGACAGCAATGAGTCCATGGTGCCGCTCTCGCGGAGATTAAAATCTAATTAATGGCAGGAGGGGAatggctcagtggtggagcacatgcttagcatgcatgatgtcctgggttcaagccccagtaccaccattaacaaaacaaacaaaaaaactttgcaAAAACCTAGTTAAGAGAAATGCAGAAACAACTCCAAGGTAACATGGTAACCTGATCAGAGCTATGCTGGAGGCATGAACCCTGGGCCAAGTGAGGGAGCTCACCTGGCAGGGCGGGGATGGGCACTGGGGCTTCCTGAAGGGGCTAGCCTGTCTCTGAGAAGGAGACTCCAGGGAAAGTAAACAGTGTGGCAGTAGAAGTaaaagtagtagtagtagtagcagcagcagcagcagcagcagcagcagcagcagcagttaaaatataaatagcattCACTCCACGCGTCGCTGTCCTAAGCACTGCTCACACACTAACCCACGGAAGCCTTACAGCATCCTTCGTAAGGACACTATGCCCGTCTCATGGATGAAGACACTGTAACAGAAAGAAAGTTACAAGGCCCCACACGCCTAAGGGGTCAAAGCCCAGAGTCTGTCCCCAGAGCCCGAGTCTGCCTTCCACCCTGGATGGGAAAGAGGTATGAAGCCCCACAAAGGTGCGGGGAAGCTGTGGAGTTGCTGGACAGCTAAAAGCAAGGTTATTTCaagtttaaaatgagaaaaagtatgtACAGGGTCCAGCACACAGCCTGTGTGTTGCTGAGGGTGGACAGAGGGCAGGACAGAGGAAGCATTTCAGAGCCTTATGACCCACATCCCAATGCTTCCGGGACGTGGTATGGAAttgactggggctgggggagggactACAGTCCCTCAGAGATTTATTCCAAGCCTTGCCCCTGAAAAAAGTACATGTGCATAGGCTCGCAAAGAGGGGAGCCACGGTGCCCTTCCCAACCCATGGGTCCTCCAAGAAGCTCTGTCCTCAACTTGTTTTTCTGGAAATGAAGGCAGACCTTAAGAATGTGTATTAGTATCTAGCCAGAAATCATTAGGTAACCCTGGGGCCCAGCTCAGTCCCAGGAGGCCCTCCAAGCCCTGGGTCACCACCTTGAATGACGCAGCTCCACCACCTGCAAACAGCGGGCAGCTCCACTGGCCCACCTTTCACTCAACAGTTTCTCTTGTCCTTCAGAAGTTGGTCCTGTTCAGAACCACGTGATGGGTGTTTTCCTAAAAGGACAATCACACTtttcaaatcagaaaaattaCCCCAAACTGGTTGAGGATACATAAAATTAAGTCACACATTAAGCCATACCTTCAAATTGGTCCTACTTTGGTTGGCAGATGTGGGAAAACCTCGAAGTCTTCCATGCACTGCCATCGTCATCACTCCACTCTTGGAAAGGCACCCATTAAGAACTCACCTAAGCTAGCGAGAGGCTGCATGCTCACAGGTGTTCATTGCAGTACTGTTTACAAAGAGCTAAAAACTTTGGTACGTTTTCCAAAAGGCGAGTTCCATGGGCGACGGGGCTTACAAAGGCTCTTCTAGTGAAATATTTATGAGGAAACTGGCTCAAAAAGTTCAATGGTTTCTGTGCTGCAGGAGTTGGACAAGGCTGTGCTAGCTAAGAGGCATTCTGGCCTTCCTAGGGAGACACGGTGTGCCCAAACTGACCTGACCACATGCACTGACATGGCAAAATACACGTGGAGGCTGTTGGATCCGTGTGAACTGCTCTGCTTAGAACCTGGCCCCGCCCCACCAGGGAACACTCCATATCTTGGCCCCCTCCCTGGCACCGTTGCACTCTAGCCATACTGGCCTCCTTCCCAGGCTCCACACATCTCCATCCTTGCAGCCTCAGAACCTTTCCTCCCTGTCTGcaaccttcctcctcccctttagCTCCTCTCAGTCAGGCCTCAACTTTACTTGAAAAAGGCCTCTCTTGACCACCCAAAGAGGCCACACTGATCAGCCTACTTTCATTCCCTTATTAAATGGGGCATTCAAGATCTGATCTTTTAGCTACTATgtgctggctgcctcccccaccagtTCTACTTCAAACCTTCAAACCCCAGGGTTATAGAAATCTTTGATTTAAGCCACATTGGGACAGGGTTTCTACCACCTCTGAGGGAAGAACTGAAGGATCCTTGAGAGCCAAAGGGCCGGCAGTTTCTCACTCTTCAGCACTTCCCTCACCCTTCCAGGCTCCTGTGGAAGCCAACCCCATAAGGCAAGTGAGAGTGACATGAGACCCTACAAAAGACACGGTCAAGGCCTGTAGGGACATGGGAGATTCATTCTGGCAATGGCTtgtagatttctttttgtttatttctgctgtgcaatcaaaaaaagaaaaaaaaagcgaTGACGGGCATCCTAGTTGCCCAAGTCTCACTTTGTGCTCCCTCCCTGACTTTCCTtgttacagacacacacagacggTGGctatgtttattgttttctttttttaatgaaactagaTCACTGCTTACAAAAACCTGCCTgagccctgggcccagccccttCACAGTTCCCTTGGCTCAGCCTCTCCCTGACTCACAGGACCTGGAGCAAGGTGGGTGTGGCATGGCCACCAGCTCCAACTCCACGAACGCCAGGAGGGGAGAGGCCCTGGGCGCCGACTCTGAGCCCTCAGGGTGTGACAGTCCCACCTCCCATGTCCGTCCCCTTGGGGCCTGGGGGTGGCACAGATGAGGGCGGTCCATGCCACCGCAGCTCTCAGGCCACCACCGGACCAGAGTGAAATGATGTGAATGTCCCACCCCatacacccccctccccccgcagtctcttctccctcccccaccccccccaactcTACCCCACTACTGAGATGTGGCCCAGCTCCAGTTGGAGGGGCCGGGCCTACAGGCTGTAGAACTTGAGGCTCCGGTCCATGCCCGTTGAAGCGATGAACTTGGCGTGGTGCCCAAAGGCCACCCCTGTGGTCAGGCCACTATGCTCTGTGGAGAGACAAGACGCAACAGTGAGAAGGCTTTTCTCCCTCGGGGTCTTGGCACCAACCCCAATGATCTGCTCCCAATCCATCCAATCCCTTGTCGGTGCCCCGCACCCCACAGGCTGCTGCAGCCTTGTCTCCGCCAACTGTGAACTCCCAAGGGCAGGGCTCCCATCTGAACTGCACAACCCTGACCCCCAAGGCCCAGCTCGGGACTGGCCCATGGAGGCCGAGTGGACAGATGAGCGCCAGCCTCCCTCACCCAAGATTTCAGGGCAGCTGCAAGTCTGCTCAGTTCAAGGACCAGAACTGACTGGAAGCTGGCTTGGCAGTATTTAGTTCTAACTCCCTCCACGTAGCTGCAACAGTCCATTGTTCACCGAGTTCAAGTTCTCAGagctgtgactccaggaagcCTGGGCCCCCCACATATGATGGGGTGGAGTcagggcagaggaggctgggcgGCCCTCTTCACAGGGCTTAGGGAGTTCATGGGCATAAgtcccatttcttctaggtttagGATCCCAGATGGAGACACTACAAAGCCGCCCTGTGCTTCCAGCCTGCCACGCCACCTAACTCTGCTCCAAATCAGAGCCCGGAGCCCGGGCAAGGGTTAAAACCCGTGGGTGGGCCACAGTCAGGCCTGGAACACACACGCTGAGCAGGGCTCAGGAGAATCCAGGCTGGGAGAAGACACCTGTGCCCTACTCGCACCCTGCTCACGAGGACAAGAATCTCATCAACAAGGACAAGAGCAACTGCCTTTCATTCAGTTCCCACGGGTGGAGCAGTCACCCCGTTACCAGGCAGCTGGCACAACTGGCAAAGCAAATACTTTAAATCAATCTTTAAAGCTGAAGAAGCGCAGCTTTGAAAGGGTAAGTCCGGTGCCTGAGGCCACCATGACCACTAGGCGGCTGCCAACCCTGTTGGCCACGGTCTCAGCGTTTTATGCTTTTCTTCTCCAGGACTTACCACTGTAGCTAAGTAATTGTCTGTGAGGTCCTTCTACATCTGCCTTCCCAACCGGACCAGAAATTCCACTAGTGCAAACACTGGGTCTGTCTCAGCTACTCTCTGCTCCCCCAGGGACGAGCCACAGCACTCACTGATGATGGCGCATCCCTCCTTGGGCCAGACACCGTTCCAAACATACACTCACACATGTGTGCATGCTGCTATCTTATGCGTGTATCTTTATACATTACATACATTCGTAGTTTActtgtttacatatttatataaactcatctaaaaatatttatatgtgcacatatgtatAAAAGAACTCATCtaaacctcacaacaaccccaccGGGTATACAGAGTTCTCCCCTGGCATCTGAGCGGTACTGGTTCTAGGaacccctgcagataccaaaatccacgaatgctcaagtcctttatataaaataatggcatACTCGCATGTAACTTACACACATTCTCCCATACACTTTAAGTTACCCCTAGATAACTTACAAAATCTTACAGAATGTAAATTCTATGTagagttgtaaatacaatgtaaacgttatataaatagttgccagtgtgcGGCCAATTCATGGTTtgcttttctggatttttttctcccccagatatttttgatccacagttggttgagtCTGTTGGGGACCGACTGTACTATCATCATTCTCCagagagttaagtaacttgcccagtgtcaTAGAGCTTCAAGTGGTAAAGCTTATATTCAAAGTCAGGCAGTCAGATCCTTGACTTCACCCTGAGTTCATCTTCTTAGCCACTAAACTCTGCCACCTCAGGTAGTGATTAAAAGCTGCAAATTTGCACCTACCCCTAGAAATTCCTAACCCAGTGAGATTCTCCCACTTTCCTCTGGGCCAGGGCACCTGGAGACCTCAGGATCCCAGGGCCAGCCTCTACCTGTAAAGTGAAGAATCTCCGTCCACTGTTTGCAGATGTAGATCTGGACGTCTGTGCCCCCAAGGGCCAGGTAAGTACCACTCTGGTCAAAGATCAGTGACTTCACCTGCCAGAGTCAGGAGAGGGCACATGAGAGCAGAGACTAGGGGTGCTGGGCAGTTTAGAGTAATTCCATGAATAGACAAATGAGGAGGAGAGGCAATCgagagagatggggggagggaggggcgcaCCTCAAAGTTGTTATCCAGCTGCAATGTCTTAAAGTTCTTAAGTTTGCGCAGATCCCAGAGCTTGACAGAGGAGTCATCGGCCGCTGTAGCCAGGTAGTAGCCATTCTCGGAGAAGGCAATGCTGGTGATGGGGCCCGAGTGGCCAGGGAAGTTGGCCACATTGGTGCGCTCCTACAGTGGGGGGCGGGGAGTCAAATGTCACCCACTGGTCATGAGGAAGGACAACCAGCAGGAATAGCAGGGATGGACAGCCCAGCCCGGGGCCCCCAGAACACACCTATCACCATGTCACACACACATGGCCACCGTCTCTTCACTCTTGGGATACCCCGGGGCCCGGTGCCACAAGCACTTAGCCACATGGCAGTCACAAGAGTGCCCGCTCTGGGTCACAGATGGAGGCTGCCAAGTCCTACCTTCAAGTCCCAGATCTTGATCTGAGAGTCCATAGTTCCTGTTCCGAAAATGAGTCCGTCGGGGTGGAACTGCGCACAGGTGAGAGCTGTGGAGTAGAGGGGTGGACACGTGGTCAGAGCCCACAGGGGAAGACTGAGCTCAGCCAAGGCAGGCTCCTTCTCCTCGCACTGCTCAccgtgcccagcacagggcctggctctcAGCAGGTGCTGGCAGCAAGTGCATTTTTAGAAGAACAAATGAGCCAACgactaaataaaacataaaaattaacgATATGCGGCAAATGAAGAGCCCAGTGCCTGGGAGGCAACTTACAGCAGCCAGAGGTCTCATCGGTCACCTTGGTGAGCACACGCCCTGTCTGGATGTCAGAGAAGGCCCAGTACTGAAAAGACAGAGACAACAGAGCCAGTAAGACAGTGGGCCCCAGGTTCCGGCAGCCCCGCAGGAAGGCAGGCCCCGGTTAGGCAGACCCCGCTAGGCTAGCCTTTCTTGGCAGAGGAAACACTCTCCCCCAGATTCTGGGGAACCAGCTGGGTCTGGTAAGATGTTCCCTCCTCCCAATGTCTGAGCTTCCCCGGGGCCTCTTCAGGGCCCCGGCTGGGACCACACCTGGTCATCAGAGGAGCTCAGGAGATAGTCACCAGTGGCGTGGAGGCTGAGGCCGGTCACCGCACTCTCATGGGCCCGAACAACCTGTACACAAGAGGCATTCGGGACCGACCAAATCCTGATAGTGGCATCTGGGGAGGCAGAAAACACCAGCtcctgaaagaaaagcaaagatgcAGGTTATCAGAGCCAAAGAACCATCCTACAAAAGGGGACTAGGGACAACTGCTCCTCTTCTCAGTCCCACCCTGCCTGGAACCACCCATCCACTCAAAAATGCCTAAGAGGATAAATGCTATCAGAATGAGAAATCAAACAGCATTTGGCCAAGAAGAGGCCCCGCCATCTAGTGGTAAAAAGGATAACTGCAGCAGAGGGAAACATCCCAAGCGGTTTCCAGGACCAGAGAAAAAGGTGGCTAGCGCAATTGAGAAACTAGAGAGTCAGTGCGGTTTCTCAGGCCCACATAACTTCACCAAGGAGACAGGAGGGGTGGGAGACTGGTTCTGGGACCCTAAACCACTGCTACAGGGCTCAGGAATGAGGGGCTGAGGGTACGAGGAGACCCCTTACCTGCGAAGGGTGAAACACCACACTGGTGACTTTCTTGGTATGGCCTTTGAGGGTGGCCAGGATTTGCTCAGAACTCTTGTCAAAGACAACAACATTTTTATCCGCCCCACCTGAAGAGAACCAAAGTGAGATCCAAAAATAAGTCAGGCCCCCCAGGTCCCTCTGCTGGAGAAGATCCTTTTGTTTCCAGGCTCACAGAGGACAGGAGCTTGCACTTTCCtcgctgccctccctgccccggcCTGCAGGGCCAAGCCGGCTCTCACCAGTGAGGATCTTGTTGGTGTCAGATGGGCAGAGGTCCAGGGCGAGGATCCCGGGAATGCTGGCACTGTGCAAGCCCTGTGCAGACAGTGCCAGGTTAAATCCTGTCACGGCTGAATCAAGGCCACCACAAAGCCACATGaaccccccagccctggcctcggCAAACAAGGGTGACTTCTGTTCCGCATCCGCTGCGCTTGGCTTTCTGCCTGGATGCAGTAACCCCCTCACTGCACTATCAGGAAAGCCAGAGCTGGGCAGGAAGAGAAGCCCTGACAAGTCAGCAGCCAAGGCTAGAAACGGGGCCAGAGGCCCTGGACGGCACCCCGTGCTGGCCCCCTCCACCACAGAAACAGCCGGGGAGGGCCTTGTCTCCAAGTCAGCGGGGGCCCGGCCACTCACCACATGAGATGCCACCTGACGGTATTTGCTGAGCTCTTCTGGCTTCACCAGCTCCTCAGGCACCGTCTTCCCtctctgagaaaaagaaagagacccCCATGAAAAGGGGCAGTGAGTGCAGGGTTCAGCCATCTCCCTTTCTCCTAAGGGGCTGAccacctcccccaggcccacTCTCGCCCCCGGCTCTAGGAGGACTCACCTTCTTACGCTCCGTGGTGAGCACAGTGGCCTTGTCTTGCAGCTGAGGAAAGAGCCGGGAACAGGCTCAATGTCAGACAAATTATTTTGCCAGGAAAACAGCCCGGGGGCTGCTGGTCACACTCTGCTCTCACAAGCATCACCAAGGACTCATCACCTGCCAGGCGCTGTGCTCAAGGCTAATGTGCGTATCTCGCTTTACTTTCACTCCAACCTTATGAGGTGGGTGTTGATGACCTCATttcaggggaggaaactgagaagtGAAGtcactcgcccaaggtcacagaggagaTAAATGGCAGCGCTCCCAGACCGTGGCCGCGCCGCTGAGATCCCAGATGCGTGCGGACGACCTCAACTGCTCGGAAGAGACACAAACTAGCCATTCCCACTAAGGAGGATGCTGTGACTACAACAGAGCGCCAGCCCTGGGCTCAGGGGCCAGCTCCACCTCCTGTGAGCTGGGCCTCTGAGTCTGAGTCTCAGGTTCTTTAcagattcttcatctgtaaaatgtgaacaaTGACTCCTGCCCTGTCTCCCTCAGCAGAAAAACCATGAAAACGTGTAACAAAACGTTCTAGTGTCTGCAAAGAACCCTCATGAGAGCTGCAAGTTGTTGCACTTCACAGAATTAAAATCCTTAAAATCCCCACAAGTTTataaagtaggtactattatcctCACTCTACAAGCCAGGGAATTAAGACACAGGATTGGCTGAGCCCACCCAAGGTCATAAAGCTCAGCAGTGGTGACATGAGAAcacaaacccaggcagtctggtccAAGTCTGTGCTCTGCACCACGGCTCCACCTCCAAGTGGATACGACCAGCATTCCTACTGGACTCAAGGCAGGTAGTGAAAGGGGAGGGCCCATCAGCCCTCCAGCCGAGTGAGAGAGCGACGTACCTTCTGAATAATCTCGGGGGTCATTCCCACGAGCTCGCCCAAATCCATTGGCTCGCCTGCACcctgaagggaaggaaggggaaggtgAGAGGAGCACAGAATGCCGGAGACTCTCACAGAAGGGCAACAGGCGCCTCCTCACACAAACGGGCggctggcagggccagggggACACTCACCACAACGCTCGGCTGGGAGCTTGGCACAGCCTGGGGCACGATGAGACCAGCCTGTGGTTTCAGGGTCGCCAGAGCTGCACGAGAAAGGGACATTAGAAACGGGGTGCTGTAAAACAGGCCCAGCCCGGAGTGAGGGATGGCAGGGGAGAGGCTGGACCTTCTCGAGCAGCAGTGACTTCCTTGGTGAGACGGGCAATGACCCGGCAGGCGGCATCGTGCTGGTACAGGGCATGGGACAGCTCCTGGCGAGTGGTCTGCAGCTGCTGGCGCAGGGTGAAGCTGTGGAGCATGACTGCATCCTGGGAGAGGGAGACACTGCTGTGAGggccgggaggaggagggagcaccCAGCAAGAGAGTCAGCCCTTGATAAGAGGAGGCTGCCTCCCATCCCATGGCCTAGACCAGTATCCACGACCCGGGATGCAATACAGACACTCCCGGGCTCCCAGCCGGCACCAAACACTGGGCACACAGACGAGAGTGGGAGccagctccttcccttccccatcctctcgAATTTGCCAGTGAAT
This Camelus ferus isolate YT-003-E chromosome 10, BCGSAC_Cfer_1.0, whole genome shotgun sequence DNA region includes the following protein-coding sequences:
- the PRPF19 gene encoding pre-mRNA-processing factor 19 — its product is MSLICSISNEVPEHPCVSPVSNHVYERRLIEKYIAENGTDPINNQPLSEEQLIDIKVAHPIRPKPPSATSIPAILKALQDEWDAVMLHSFTLRQQLQTTRQELSHALYQHDAACRVIARLTKEVTAAREALATLKPQAGLIVPQAVPSSQPSVVGAGEPMDLGELVGMTPEIIQKLQDKATVLTTERKKRGKTVPEELVKPEELSKYRQVASHVGLHSASIPGILALDLCPSDTNKILTGGADKNVVVFDKSSEQILATLKGHTKKVTSVVFHPSQELVFSASPDATIRIWSVPNASCVQVVRAHESAVTGLSLHATGDYLLSSSDDQYWAFSDIQTGRVLTKVTDETSGCSLTCAQFHPDGLIFGTGTMDSQIKIWDLKERTNVANFPGHSGPITSIAFSENGYYLATAADDSSVKLWDLRKLKNFKTLQLDNNFEVKSLIFDQSGTYLALGGTDVQIYICKQWTEILHFTEHSGLTTGVAFGHHAKFIASTGMDRSLKFYSL